A genomic segment from Streptomyces sp. NBC_00459 encodes:
- a CDS encoding response regulator, protein MPSDAKILIVDDHEDTLYALESALAPLGHLLARATSGDQALKQVLRGQVGLLLLDVHMPGVSGLDVVRYMRRLEQTQHIPVVLLTGFGQDAELTSTAFGLGVADLVTKPIDPWTLRTKVRYLYDAHRRHLALEQEVRELRALVKDHDVLTEHTLRPALPHPRETHDEPARVPGPEREEGQHPGSTRAP, encoded by the coding sequence ATGCCGTCGGATGCCAAGATCCTCATCGTCGACGACCACGAGGACACCCTGTACGCCCTGGAGAGCGCCCTGGCCCCGCTCGGCCACCTGCTCGCCCGCGCCACCAGCGGCGACCAGGCGCTCAAACAGGTGCTGCGCGGCCAGGTCGGCCTCCTCCTGCTCGACGTACACATGCCCGGCGTCAGCGGCCTCGACGTCGTGCGCTACATGCGCCGCCTCGAACAGACCCAGCACATCCCCGTCGTCCTGCTCACCGGCTTCGGCCAGGACGCCGAACTCACCTCCACCGCCTTCGGGCTGGGCGTCGCCGACCTCGTCACGAAACCCATCGACCCCTGGACCCTGCGCACCAAGGTCCGCTACCTGTACGACGCCCACCGCCGCCACCTGGCCCTCGAACAGGAGGTGCGGGAACTCCGCGCCCTCGTCAAGGACCACGACGTACTCACCGAACACACCCTGCGCCCCGCCCTCCCGCACCCCCGCGAGACCCACGACGAGCCCGCCCGGGTCCCCGGACCGGAACGGGAGGAGGGACAGCACCCAGGCAGCACCCGGGCCCCGTAA
- a CDS encoding acetyl-CoA C-acetyltransferase has translation MAEAYIVEAVRTPVGRRGGGLSGVHPADLGAHALTALMARAGVDPAAVEDVVFGCLDTVGPQAGDIARTSWLAAGLPEEVPGVTVDRQCGSSQQAVHFAAQAVLSGTQDLVVAGGVQNMSMIPIAFASRQAALPLGLTEGPFAGSAGWQARYGERPVNQFAGAEMIAAKWGITRQDQEEYALRSHERAVLAIDEGRFARETVAYETVTVDEGPRRDTSLAKMAGLKPVIDGGTITAAVSSQVSDGAAAMLLASERAVREHGLRPRARVHHLSVRGEDPIRMLTAPIPATAYALKKSGLSIEDIDLVEINEAFAPVVLAWLKETGADPARVNVNGGAIALGHPLGATGVKLMTTLLHELERTGGRFGLQTMCEGGGQANVTIIERL, from the coding sequence ATGGCCGAGGCCTACATCGTCGAAGCGGTCCGTACGCCCGTCGGGCGGCGTGGAGGTGGTCTGAGCGGTGTCCACCCGGCGGACCTGGGCGCGCACGCGCTGACCGCGCTCATGGCGCGGGCCGGGGTCGACCCGGCCGCCGTGGAGGACGTCGTCTTCGGGTGCCTGGACACGGTGGGGCCGCAGGCCGGTGACATCGCCCGCACCAGCTGGCTGGCCGCCGGGCTGCCCGAGGAGGTGCCGGGTGTGACCGTCGACCGGCAGTGCGGATCCTCGCAGCAGGCCGTGCACTTCGCCGCGCAGGCCGTGCTGTCCGGCACGCAGGACCTGGTCGTCGCGGGTGGCGTCCAGAACATGTCGATGATCCCGATCGCCTTCGCCTCCCGTCAGGCGGCCCTGCCCCTGGGGCTCACGGAGGGCCCGTTCGCGGGCAGCGCGGGCTGGCAGGCACGGTACGGGGAGCGGCCGGTGAACCAGTTCGCCGGCGCCGAGATGATCGCCGCCAAGTGGGGCATCACCAGGCAGGACCAGGAGGAGTACGCGCTGCGCTCGCACGAACGCGCGGTCCTGGCCATCGACGAGGGCCGCTTCGCCCGCGAGACCGTGGCCTACGAGACGGTGACCGTCGACGAGGGCCCGCGCCGGGACACCTCCCTGGCGAAGATGGCCGGCCTGAAGCCCGTCATCGACGGCGGCACCATCACCGCCGCCGTCTCCTCCCAGGTGTCCGACGGCGCCGCCGCGATGCTCCTCGCCTCCGAGCGGGCGGTACGCGAACACGGGCTGCGGCCCCGGGCCCGCGTCCACCATCTGTCCGTACGGGGCGAGGACCCGATCCGGATGCTGACGGCGCCGATCCCGGCCACCGCCTACGCCCTCAAGAAGTCCGGCCTGTCCATCGAGGACATCGACCTCGTCGAGATCAACGAGGCCTTCGCACCGGTCGTGCTTGCCTGGCTGAAGGAGACCGGCGCCGATCCGGCCAGGGTCAACGTCAACGGCGGCGCGATAGCCCTCGGTCACCCTCTCGGCGCGACCGGCGTCAAGCTGATGACGACCCTTCTGCACGAACTGGAGCGCACGGGCGGGCGGTTCGGGCTCCAGACGATGTGCGAGGGCGGGGGACAGGCGAACGTGACGATCATCGAACGGCTCTGA
- a CDS encoding TetR/AcrR family transcriptional regulator: MPPTKKKPQVTAVPARRREILGTAAEVFAEQGYNATTVRKIADHAGMLAGSLYYHFDSKESMLEEILRTFLDELWEGYDSVLDAESGPRETLEALVTESFREIDRHRAAVAIYQKESKQLVVQERFAFLAESQRRFEKAWLSTLERGVAAEVFRADLDIRLTYRFVRDTVWVAASWYRPGGQHRPEEIARQYLSMVLDGIAVREQPQVKSHT, from the coding sequence GTGCCTCCTACGAAGAAGAAGCCCCAGGTGACCGCCGTGCCCGCCCGCCGCCGCGAAATCCTCGGCACCGCCGCCGAGGTCTTCGCCGAACAGGGCTACAACGCCACCACCGTACGCAAGATCGCGGACCACGCCGGCATGCTCGCGGGCAGCCTCTACTACCACTTCGACTCCAAGGAATCGATGCTGGAGGAGATCCTGCGCACGTTCCTCGACGAGCTCTGGGAGGGCTACGACAGCGTCCTGGACGCCGAGTCCGGGCCGCGCGAGACACTGGAGGCGCTGGTCACCGAGTCGTTCCGGGAGATCGACCGGCACCGCGCCGCCGTCGCGATCTACCAGAAGGAGTCCAAGCAACTCGTCGTGCAGGAGCGGTTCGCGTTCCTCGCCGAGTCGCAGCGCAGATTCGAGAAGGCGTGGCTTTCCACGCTGGAACGCGGGGTCGCCGCCGAGGTCTTCCGCGCCGACCTCGACATCCGCCTCACCTACCGCTTCGTGCGCGACACCGTGTGGGTCGCCGCGTCCTGGTACCGGCCCGGCGGCCAGCACCGACCGGAGGAGATCGCCCGCCAGTACCTGTCGATGGTGCTGGACGGAATCGCCGTACGTGAACAGCCGCAAGTGAAGAGCCATACGTGA
- a CDS encoding S1 family peptidase yields the protein MTHTSSVGRGFSLVKKAATVGAAALAIASLQPLAAQAAPAPVVGGTPAAQNEFPWLVHLSMGCGGALYKKDVVLTAAHCVDGSGANTGITVTAGVADLNASGAIKVRSTKVRQAPGYDGNGKDWALIKLARPIDKPTLKIATTTQYNRGTFTIAGWGDTTENAGAGTTKLLKATVPYVSDAGCKLHYGKRLVPGDELCAGYLAGGVDTCQGDSGGPMFRKDDTGAWIQVGIVSWGDGCARPGVPGVYSQVSTFAKDIARAASAL from the coding sequence TTGACCCACACCTCGTCGGTCGGAAGAGGTTTCTCCCTGGTCAAGAAGGCCGCGACGGTCGGTGCCGCGGCCCTCGCGATCGCGAGCCTCCAGCCGCTCGCCGCACAGGCCGCGCCCGCGCCCGTCGTAGGAGGAACGCCCGCCGCGCAGAACGAGTTCCCGTGGCTGGTGCACCTCTCGATGGGCTGCGGCGGCGCGCTCTACAAGAAGGACGTCGTCCTGACCGCCGCCCACTGCGTGGACGGCTCCGGCGCCAACACGGGCATCACCGTCACCGCGGGGGTCGCCGACCTGAACGCCTCGGGTGCGATCAAGGTCAGGTCGACCAAGGTCCGCCAGGCCCCGGGCTACGACGGCAACGGCAAGGACTGGGCGCTCATCAAGCTCGCCCGGCCGATCGACAAGCCCACGCTGAAGATCGCCACGACCACCCAGTACAACCGCGGCACGTTCACCATCGCAGGCTGGGGCGACACCACGGAGAACGCCGGCGCCGGCACGACCAAGCTGCTGAAGGCCACCGTCCCCTACGTCAGCGACGCGGGCTGCAAGCTGCACTACGGCAAGCGGCTCGTGCCCGGCGACGAACTGTGCGCCGGCTACCTGGCGGGCGGCGTCGACACCTGCCAGGGCGACTCCGGCGGGCCCATGTTCCGCAAGGACGACACCGGCGCCTGGATCCAGGTCGGCATCGTCAGCTGGGGCGACGGCTGCGCCCGGCCCGGCGTACCCGGCGTCTACTCCCAGGTGTCCACGTTCGCGAAGGACATAGCCCGGGCGGCGTCCGCCCTGTAG
- a CDS encoding glycoside hydrolase family 35 protein, producing the protein MSEFTVGDTDFLLDGRPVRLLSGALHYFRVHEEQWAHRLAMLRAMGLNCVDTYVPWNLHEPRPGDFRDVGQLGRFLDAAREAGLWAIVRPGPYICAEWDNGGLPHWLTGHTRTRDARFLGPVERWFGRLLPEIVSRQVDRGGPVLMVQVENEYGSYGSDREYLARLTGLLRAGGVSVPLFTSDGPEDHMLTGGSVPGVLATVNFGAHARVAFGTLRRHRPTGPLMCMEFWCGWFDHWGAGHVVRDPGDAARALREILECGASVNVHVAHGGTSFAGRAGADRAGGPYLGEVHEGALEPDVTSYDYDAPIDEHGRPTEKFWRFREVLSAYADTPPPEPPPAPPALGAPADARLTQWAPLTAVLDALGGPETEHAVPPTFEELDVDRGLVRYTVTVPGPRRPYPLSVRGLRDLAVVYVDGVRAGVLGEGDVRLAEPVAGHARVELWVESLGRVNYGPRIGEAKGVTGGVLHERQFLHGVRARGLRLDAFDEEGALRGVPFAGLPAEDVPGLYRGAVTVCGAGDARLELPGWTRGFAWVNGFGLGRYWCVGPQHSLYVPGPVLREGVNEVWVLELEGAGPTGLVLSPVEPGGH; encoded by the coding sequence ATGAGCGAGTTCACGGTGGGGGACACGGACTTCCTGCTGGACGGGCGGCCGGTGCGGCTGCTGTCCGGGGCGCTGCACTACTTCCGGGTGCACGAGGAGCAGTGGGCGCACCGGCTGGCGATGCTGCGGGCGATGGGCCTCAACTGCGTGGACACGTACGTCCCGTGGAACCTGCACGAGCCGCGTCCCGGTGACTTCCGCGATGTCGGGCAGTTGGGCCGGTTCCTGGACGCGGCGCGGGAGGCGGGGCTGTGGGCGATCGTGCGGCCGGGCCCGTACATCTGCGCGGAATGGGACAACGGCGGCCTCCCGCACTGGCTGACGGGACACACGCGCACGCGTGACGCCCGTTTCCTGGGTCCGGTGGAGCGCTGGTTCGGCCGTCTCCTCCCGGAGATCGTGTCGCGGCAGGTCGACCGGGGCGGCCCGGTGCTGATGGTGCAGGTCGAGAACGAGTACGGCAGTTACGGCTCCGACCGGGAGTACCTGGCCCGGCTGACCGGCCTGTTGCGGGCCGGGGGTGTGAGCGTCCCGCTGTTCACCTCGGACGGTCCGGAGGACCACATGCTGACGGGCGGCTCGGTCCCGGGCGTCCTGGCGACGGTGAATTTCGGTGCCCACGCGCGCGTGGCCTTCGGGACGCTGCGCCGGCACCGGCCGACGGGTCCGCTGATGTGCATGGAGTTCTGGTGCGGCTGGTTCGACCACTGGGGTGCCGGGCACGTCGTACGGGATCCCGGGGACGCTGCGCGGGCCCTGCGGGAGATCCTGGAGTGCGGGGCGTCGGTGAACGTCCATGTGGCGCACGGCGGTACGAGCTTCGCGGGCCGGGCGGGCGCCGACCGGGCCGGCGGCCCGTATCTCGGGGAGGTCCACGAGGGCGCTCTGGAGCCGGACGTGACGTCGTACGACTACGACGCGCCGATCGACGAACACGGGCGCCCCACGGAGAAGTTCTGGCGCTTCAGGGAGGTGCTCTCCGCGTACGCGGACACTCCCCCTCCCGAACCGCCGCCCGCTCCCCCCGCCTTGGGTGCCCCGGCCGACGCGCGCCTGACGCAGTGGGCGCCGCTGACCGCCGTGCTCGACGCCCTGGGCGGTCCGGAGACGGAACATGCCGTGCCGCCCACGTTCGAGGAACTGGACGTGGACCGCGGGCTCGTGCGCTACACGGTGACCGTTCCGGGGCCCCGGCGGCCGTATCCCCTGTCGGTGCGCGGGCTGCGGGATCTGGCGGTGGTGTACGTCGACGGGGTGCGGGCCGGGGTGCTCGGCGAGGGGGACGTGCGGCTGGCGGAGCCGGTGGCTGGGCACGCGCGCGTGGAGCTGTGGGTGGAGTCCCTGGGGCGGGTCAACTACGGGCCGCGCATCGGCGAGGCGAAGGGGGTCACCGGGGGTGTGCTGCACGAGCGGCAGTTTCTGCACGGGGTGCGGGCACGCGGGCTGCGGCTGGACGCGTTCGATGAGGAGGGGGCCCTGCGGGGGGTGCCTTTCGCGGGGCTGCCCGCCGAGGACGTCCCGGGGCTGTACAGGGGGGCCGTGACGGTGTGCGGGGCCGGGGACGCCCGGCTCGAACTGCCGGGGTGGACACGGGGCTTCGCGTGGGTCAACGGGTTCGGCCTGGGGCGCTACTGGTGTGTGGGCCCGCAGCACTCGCTGTACGTGCCCGGGCCGGTGCTGCGGGAGGGCGTGAACGAGGTGTGGGTGCTGGAACTGGAGGGCGCCGGGCCGACTGGGCTCGTCCTGAGCCCCGTCGAGCCCGGCGGCCACTGA
- the qcrB gene encoding cytochrome bc1 complex cytochrome b subunit: MNTAVGKGSSARRGEAPRGEKLADWADGRLGLYALAKANMRKVFPDHWSFMLGEICLYSFLILILTGVYLTLFFEPSGVEVVYNGTYTPLNGVIMTRAYESTLDISFDVRGGLLIRQIHHWAALVFVAGMLIHMMRVFFTGAFRKPRELNWAFGWTLLFLGIITGLTGYSLPDDLLSGTGLRFADGAILSVPVVGTYLSMFLFGGEFPGHDIIPRLFPIHVLLLPGIMLGLVVAHLILVFYHKHTQYPGPGRDEKSVTGMPFLPVYMAKAGGFFFLTFGVLAVMGAIASINPVWAFGPYRADLVTTGAQPDWYLGFSEGLIRVMPGWEINAWGHTLALGVFIPFSLFPLIMAAIGVYPFVEAWITGDKREHHVLDRPRNVPVRTGLGVAWLSLYGVLLIGGGNDIVATHLHLSINAITWFVRVGFFVVPVVAFVVTKRICLGLQRRDRDKVLHGRETGTVKRLPHGEYVEVHEPLSQGALFTLTQHEQAPPYEIGPLVDAGGVRRRVTPGQRLRARLARSMFGPGTRIAKPTPEEYRELTSGDHHH, translated from the coding sequence ATGAACACGGCTGTGGGCAAGGGGAGTTCCGCGCGCCGGGGTGAGGCCCCCAGGGGCGAGAAGCTGGCCGACTGGGCCGACGGGCGGCTGGGTCTCTACGCCCTCGCCAAGGCCAACATGCGCAAGGTCTTCCCGGACCACTGGTCCTTCATGCTCGGGGAGATCTGCCTCTACAGCTTTCTCATCCTGATCCTCACCGGCGTCTACCTCACCCTCTTCTTCGAACCGAGCGGTGTCGAGGTCGTCTACAACGGCACGTACACACCGCTCAACGGCGTCATCATGACCAGGGCGTACGAGTCGACACTCGACATCAGCTTCGACGTACGCGGCGGACTGCTGATCCGGCAGATCCATCACTGGGCGGCGCTCGTCTTCGTCGCCGGGATGCTGATCCACATGATGCGGGTCTTCTTCACCGGCGCGTTCCGCAAGCCCCGTGAGCTCAACTGGGCGTTCGGCTGGACCCTGTTGTTCCTCGGCATCATCACCGGCCTGACCGGCTACTCGCTCCCCGACGACCTGCTCTCCGGCACCGGCCTCCGGTTCGCCGACGGCGCGATCCTGTCCGTCCCGGTCGTGGGGACGTACCTCTCCATGTTCCTCTTCGGCGGGGAGTTCCCGGGCCACGACATCATCCCGCGGCTCTTCCCGATCCATGTGCTGCTGCTGCCGGGGATCATGCTGGGGCTGGTCGTCGCCCATCTGATCCTGGTCTTCTACCACAAGCACACGCAGTACCCGGGGCCCGGCCGCGACGAGAAGTCGGTCACCGGCATGCCCTTCCTGCCCGTCTACATGGCCAAGGCGGGCGGCTTCTTCTTCCTCACCTTCGGTGTGCTGGCCGTCATGGGTGCCATCGCCAGCATCAACCCCGTATGGGCGTTCGGCCCCTACCGCGCCGACCTCGTCACCACCGGTGCTCAACCGGACTGGTATCTCGGCTTCTCCGAGGGGCTGATCCGCGTGATGCCGGGATGGGAGATCAACGCCTGGGGTCACACCCTCGCGCTGGGGGTCTTCATCCCCTTCTCCCTCTTCCCGCTCATCATGGCCGCCATCGGTGTGTACCCGTTCGTCGAGGCCTGGATCACCGGCGACAAGCGTGAGCACCACGTGCTCGACCGCCCCCGAAACGTCCCTGTCCGTACGGGACTCGGTGTGGCCTGGCTGAGTCTGTACGGCGTGCTGCTGATCGGCGGCGGGAACGACATCGTGGCCACGCATCTGCATCTGTCGATCAACGCGATCACCTGGTTCGTGCGGGTCGGGTTCTTCGTGGTGCCGGTGGTCGCCTTCGTCGTGACGAAGCGCATTTGCCTGGGGCTCCAGCGCCGCGACCGCGACAAGGTGCTGCACGGCAGGGAGACGGGCACCGTCAAACGGCTCCCGCACGGCGAGTACGTCGAGGTCCACGAACCTCTCTCGCAGGGGGCGCTGTTCACCCTCACCCAGCACGAACAGGCCCCGCCGTACGAGATCGGCCCGCTCGTCGACGCCGGCGGTGTCCGCCGCCGGGTCACGCCCGGACAGCGGCTGCGGGCCCGGCTGGCCCGGTCCATGTTCGGCCCCGGCACCCGGATCGCCAAGCCGACACCGGAGGAGTACCGGGAACTCACCAGCGGCGATCACCACCACTGA
- a CDS encoding SDR family oxidoreductase, producing MKGRVALVTGGTRGVGAGIARALVEAGAEVLVCARRPPEVPLPGVEFTAVDLRDRTAVYDFVGGLPRLDVLVNNVGGSPYRPLGGGGGGDGNGDGGGDVDRHVRVVELNLITPLTVSLAAYEHLKRARGSVVMIGSVSGSRPSPGTAAYGAAKAGLEHLARSMAVEWAPDVRVNTLVVGMVRTELSHLHYGGDDGLEAVARTVPAGRLADPSDVGAAAVFLASDAAAYISGASLLVHGGGERPAFLDAATANRGGGTSSPSGCPPSGGV from the coding sequence TTGAAAGGCCGTGTCGCCCTTGTCACCGGTGGTACCCGCGGAGTCGGCGCGGGGATCGCGAGGGCTCTCGTCGAGGCGGGGGCGGAGGTGCTGGTCTGCGCTCGCCGACCGCCCGAAGTCCCGCTGCCCGGCGTGGAGTTCACGGCTGTCGACCTGCGGGACCGGACGGCGGTGTACGACTTCGTCGGGGGTCTGCCGCGCCTCGACGTGCTCGTCAACAACGTAGGGGGCAGCCCTTATCGACCGTTGGGGGGTGGTGGGGGTGGAGACGGGAATGGGGACGGGGGCGGCGATGTCGACAGACACGTCCGTGTCGTCGAGCTGAACCTGATCACGCCGCTCACCGTCTCCCTCGCCGCGTACGAGCATCTGAAACGGGCCCGGGGATCAGTGGTGATGATCGGCAGCGTGAGCGGGAGCCGTCCGTCGCCCGGGACCGCCGCGTACGGCGCGGCCAAGGCGGGGCTGGAGCATCTCGCCCGGTCGATGGCCGTGGAGTGGGCGCCCGACGTACGGGTCAACACCCTTGTCGTCGGGATGGTCCGCACCGAGCTGTCCCATCTGCACTACGGCGGTGACGACGGCCTCGAAGCGGTCGCCCGCACGGTCCCGGCGGGCCGCCTCGCCGATCCGTCCGACGTCGGCGCCGCGGCCGTCTTCCTGGCGTCCGATGCCGCGGCGTACATCAGCGGGGCGAGTCTGCTGGTGCACGGCGGGGGTGAACGGCCCGCGTTTCTGGACGCGGCGACGGCGAACAGGGGTGGTGGAACATCCAGCCCGTCCGGCTGTCCCCCCTCTGGGGGAGTTTGA
- a CDS encoding ankyrin repeat domain-containing protein codes for MNGQEPHIGSERDLFTAVYAGDEDAVVRLLRLGVSPEAVDEDGQSALYGAAVSDAPGIVRLLLSAGAAPDRLSAGSDLPLCGAACGGHAEVVRALLASGAAPDAVEAFGFTALTWALRCGHAAVAEALLAAGADPNRPDPTGLPPLVAAARRGYPACVRSLLAHGAGSRGEALAEARRWTWLDVASELRAGLGRAHGFGGEYVTRRWAEGVAVELVRDGNVVAGVDQGTGHAEIVAVLEEVLGVG; via the coding sequence ATGAACGGGCAAGAACCGCATATCGGCAGTGAGCGCGATCTCTTCACAGCGGTGTACGCGGGTGACGAGGACGCGGTCGTAAGGCTGCTGCGCCTCGGTGTGAGCCCGGAAGCGGTGGACGAGGACGGCCAGAGTGCCCTGTACGGGGCGGCGGTGAGCGACGCGCCCGGCATCGTGCGGCTGCTGCTGTCCGCCGGTGCCGCGCCCGACCGGCTGAGCGCGGGGTCGGACCTCCCCCTGTGCGGGGCGGCCTGCGGCGGGCACGCGGAGGTCGTTCGCGCGCTGCTGGCTTCGGGGGCCGCTCCCGACGCGGTGGAGGCGTTCGGATTCACGGCCCTGACCTGGGCCCTGCGATGCGGTCACGCGGCGGTGGCGGAGGCCCTGCTCGCCGCGGGCGCGGACCCGAACCGCCCCGACCCTACCGGTCTGCCTCCACTGGTCGCAGCCGCCCGCCGGGGCTACCCCGCCTGCGTACGGTCCCTGCTGGCGCACGGCGCCGGGTCGAGGGGGGAGGCGCTGGCGGAGGCCCGCCGCTGGACCTGGCTGGACGTGGCGTCGGAGCTCCGGGCGGGGCTGGGTCGTGCGCACGGGTTCGGCGGGGAGTATGTGACGCGGCGCTGGGCGGAGGGGGTGGCCGTAGAGCTTGTGCGGGACGGAAACGTGGTGGCGGGGGTTGACCAGGGGACCGGTCACGCGGAGATCGTGGCGGTGCTGGAGGAGGTGCTGGGGGTCGGGTGA
- a CDS encoding SDR family oxidoreductase has product MGDVESPAYVPGHGLLKGRTAVITAAAGAGIGGATARRFLEEGARVLISDAHARRLKEYEGELAGEFEGVDSLPCDVTDERQVRALFDTAVEVHGRLDIVVNNAGLGGTSTLVDMTDEQWSRVLDVTLGGTFRCVRAALRIFRESRSEGSGGPGGVIVNNASVVGWRAQAGQAHYAAAKAGVMALTRSAAIEAAEYGVRVNAVSPSLAMHPHLVKVTTPELLAELTAREAFGRYAEPWEIANVIVFLASGYSSYLTGEVVSASSQHP; this is encoded by the coding sequence ATGGGAGACGTCGAGAGTCCGGCGTACGTGCCCGGACACGGGCTGCTGAAGGGGCGCACCGCCGTCATCACGGCAGCCGCGGGCGCGGGGATCGGCGGGGCCACCGCCCGCCGGTTCCTGGAGGAGGGCGCACGCGTGCTGATCAGCGACGCGCACGCGCGGCGGCTCAAGGAGTACGAGGGGGAACTGGCCGGGGAGTTCGAGGGTGTCGACTCGCTGCCCTGCGACGTCACCGACGAGCGCCAGGTGCGGGCCCTCTTCGACACGGCCGTGGAAGTGCACGGGCGGCTCGACATCGTCGTCAACAACGCGGGCCTCGGCGGCACTTCGACCCTCGTCGACATGACGGACGAGCAGTGGTCGAGGGTGCTCGACGTGACGCTGGGCGGCACGTTCCGGTGCGTGCGGGCCGCGTTGCGGATCTTTCGCGAGAGCAGGTCGGAAGGGTCTGGAGGACCAGGAGGCGTGATCGTCAACAACGCGTCCGTCGTCGGCTGGCGGGCCCAGGCCGGGCAGGCGCACTACGCCGCCGCGAAGGCGGGCGTGATGGCACTGACCCGCAGTGCGGCCATCGAGGCCGCCGAGTACGGGGTCCGGGTCAACGCCGTGTCACCGAGCCTTGCCATGCATCCCCACCTCGTGAAGGTGACCACCCCCGAACTCCTGGCCGAACTCACCGCCCGTGAAGCCTTCGGAAGGTACGCCGAGCCCTGGGAGATCGCCAACGTGATCGTGTTCCTGGCATCCGGCTACTCCTCGTACCTGACGGGGGAAGTCGTCTCCGCCAGCAGCCAGCACCCCTAG
- a CDS encoding chorismate mutase, protein MTTSNNREVDPAIRAELGRLRESIDNIDAAVVHMLAERFKCTQQVGHLKAAHQLPPADPNREALQIARLRRLAESANLDPAFAEKLLNFIIAEVIRHHERIAEDALNGVKPPVS, encoded by the coding sequence ATGACCACCAGCAACAACCGTGAAGTCGACCCCGCGATCCGAGCGGAACTCGGCCGGTTGCGCGAGAGCATCGACAACATCGACGCCGCCGTCGTCCACATGCTCGCCGAGCGCTTCAAGTGCACCCAGCAGGTCGGCCACCTCAAAGCCGCACACCAACTGCCGCCCGCCGACCCGAACCGCGAGGCCCTGCAGATCGCCCGCCTGCGCCGACTCGCCGAAAGCGCCAACCTCGACCCCGCGTTCGCCGAGAAACTCCTCAACTTCATCATCGCCGAAGTGATCAGACACCACGAGCGCATCGCCGAGGACGCCCTGAACGGCGTGAAACCACCGGTGAGCTGA
- a CDS encoding helix-turn-helix domain-containing protein encodes MYRTWMRFFSPAPAHHRLGLVCLGVGLQHGALPTVGPRVLDHHVAVVVSSGRGWFQGTDGRRRPVTAPTLIWLTPGAAHHYGPDPDTGWDEAFVDFTGPTAATYTELGYIEPERPLVPLTDAGPARAVIGRMARAARRGNPLLEVETAAAVHELLVALRRTRADLTPDGDQVLAALARDACRPLSVAEHAARHGMTPAELRTAVRRGAGCSPKDYLLGIRLGRAKELLAATELPVAAVARRVGYDDPAYFSRLFTRRVGMAPVHFRAQQGRTVPGGWSDRVPDPADPPTVERPHTT; translated from the coding sequence ATGTACCGCACCTGGATGCGCTTCTTCAGCCCCGCGCCCGCCCACCACCGGCTCGGCCTCGTCTGCCTCGGAGTCGGCCTCCAGCACGGCGCCCTGCCCACCGTCGGCCCGCGCGTCCTCGACCACCACGTGGCCGTCGTCGTGAGCAGCGGCCGGGGCTGGTTCCAGGGCACCGACGGACGCCGCCGGCCCGTCACCGCGCCCACCCTGATCTGGCTCACCCCCGGCGCGGCCCACCACTACGGGCCCGATCCGGACACCGGCTGGGACGAGGCGTTCGTCGACTTCACCGGCCCCACCGCCGCCACGTACACCGAACTCGGCTACATCGAACCCGAGCGGCCCCTCGTACCCCTCACCGACGCCGGCCCCGCCCGGGCCGTGATCGGGCGCATGGCCCGCGCCGCACGCCGTGGCAACCCCCTCCTGGAGGTCGAGACCGCCGCCGCCGTCCACGAACTGCTCGTCGCCCTGCGCCGCACCCGCGCCGACCTGACACCCGACGGCGACCAGGTCCTCGCCGCCCTCGCCCGGGACGCCTGCCGGCCCCTGAGCGTCGCCGAACACGCAGCCCGGCACGGCATGACCCCCGCCGAACTGCGCACCGCCGTACGACGCGGCGCCGGATGCAGCCCCAAGGACTACCTCCTCGGCATCCGGCTCGGCCGCGCCAAGGAACTCCTCGCCGCCACCGAACTGCCCGTCGCCGCCGTCGCCCGCCGCGTCGGCTACGACGACCCCGCGTACTTCTCCCGCCTCTTCACCCGCCGCGTCGGCATGGCCCCCGTCCACTTCCGGGCCCAACAGGGACGCACGGTCCCCGGCGGCTGGAGCGACCGCGTCCCCGACCCCGCGGACCCACCGACCGTCGAACGCCCGCACACGACGTGA